In one window of Microtus pennsylvanicus isolate mMicPen1 chromosome 2, mMicPen1.hap1, whole genome shotgun sequence DNA:
- the LOC142843141 gene encoding lethal(3)malignant brain tumor-like protein 2 has product MEEEEEDDLELFGGYDSFRSYNSSAGSESSSYLEESSEAENEDREAGELPTSPLHCSALGTLAPWMEVVLSQRSVRCVVSWAQETLSSQRPRGSAVSRVLGATPPTPRKPVSWPDCRVFS; this is encoded by the exons atggaagaagaggaggaggatgacttGGAACTCTTCGGGGGCTACGACAGCTTCCGAAGTTACAACAGCAGCGCGGGCAGTGAGAGCAGCTCCTATCTGGAGGAGTCGAGTGAGGCAGAGAATGAAGACCGGGAAGCCGGGGAGCTTCCCACCTCACCTCTGCATTGTTCAGCCCTGGGAACACTCGCTCCCTGGATGGAAGTGGTTCTGAGCCAG CGGTCTGTGAGATGTGTGGTATCGTGGGCACAAGAGACGCTTTCTTCTCAAAGACCAAGAGGTTCTGCAGTGTCTCGTGTTCTAGGAGCTACTCCTCCAACTCCAAGAAAGCCAGTATCTTGGCCAGACTGCAG AGTGTTCTCATGA